The DNA region ATCACTATATAGAATTAATACTCCTCAAGCTTGCTAATTATAATTTACCATCTAATCTATAATATGGTATTATATAAATTACTATATATTTAAATAAAATGTTAATATTTACAATGGAAAGTGAGAAAAAAATTATGGATAATATTATAATTGAAAAATGTAATTTAAAAGATATAAAAAAACTTAAGAAAATAGGAGAAAGGACATTTTATGAAACTTTTTATGATGAAAATTTAAAAGAAAATATAGAAGATTATATTGAAAAAAATTTTTCTTATGAACAGTTAGAGAATGAAATAAAAAATAATGATTCAAGATTTTATGTGGTCCAAAATGATAATGAAATAATTGCTTATATGAAACTTAATTTCATTAGAAAGCAGACAAATAAAGTATATGATAAATCATTAGAAATTCAAAGAATTTATGTAGCACAGGAATATAAGGGTAAACATATTGGTAAAAAGTTAATAGAAAAGGCTGTAAAAATAGCTAAAAGTAATAATCAAAGTTATATTTGGTTAGGTGTATGGGAAAAAAACATAAATGCAATAAGCTTCTATGAAAAGCAAGGGTTCAAAAAGTACAGTTCACATATTTTTAAATTAGGACAAGACGAGCAGATAGATAATTTAATGAAACTCATATTGTAAAATTCAATTATATAGAATTTTACAAGAACATTTCCGAATTCAATTTATAATATTCTACTATAACGAATTAATATCATAAAAGCCTAGCAATTGAATACATTGTATACATATGTCAATAATCTAACTATAATGAAAAATCATTGAATCTCCTTTATAAAATATGAAAGGTACACTGGATGAATAGTGTACCTTTTAATGTTTTATAGAATTGATATGCTAAAATAATTTAAACATAATTTTATTAACTTTTTATACTTATTTTATTTTTTAGGTTTTTTAAAATCTCCATGATCAATAAAATTTTCATACCCTTTAAAGGACTCATTTAAAATACTAAGTACAACGTGAATTAACAATTTGCTCTTACTAATAAAAATTAGCATTAAATATCCAACTATATATAATAGAATTAGCCTAGCTATATAAATATTAAAATCAAGTCTTGCATAAATTATTGCTAGTAACATAATTATAGCTAATCCAGTTGAAATAGATATCTTTATGCATGATATTAAATATGCTGCTTTGTCATTTTTAGTAATTAATCTAATAATCCTTCGATCGCACATTGAAATAAGAACAGTTGCAACAGTGATAATTGCTCCTACAAAGACTGCTAGTACTGTTATTGTAATTGAAAGTAAATCCTGAAATTTTAACAAAGTAGTTTCAAAATTAATATATCTATTAATTTTATTTATAATTCCAAACCTATTAAATAAAATAACAAAAATTATTATTAGTATACTGTATAATATTAAATTCTTACACCACCATTTTAATTTCATAATATCTACTTCCTCTTAATAATTAGTTCTATACAATTTTTTTACATTTATCAAATGTTGTATCTAATGCCGCATCAAATACAAAATTTATAGCATTTAATATCTTATTGAATGTTTTTGGATCATCTTTTGTTATTGATATTTCAATTTGGTCATTAGCTTTGTTACTCATTAAATCTATCAATCTAATTGTATCATTATCTACCATCTTAACTTTGAGATTACTTGTTACTTCTTTATTTCTTTTAAAAAAATTAACAAGTTTCTTTAATTTTGGCTTACCAAGAAAATTAGTTGTTCTTCCGACACTTAATTCAAGTTTACCATTAACAGCTGACATATCATTAGTTAATTTTGCAAGAAATTGAATCGCTTCATCATCATCTAGTGTTGCAAGCTCTCTAATCTTAGTTACATCAGTATAACCAATAATTACACTTTTATACTCAATTTCAGTTTCATCAGATATTTCACAGTATTTATCTTGATATACTATTGGAGATAAACTAACACCTTTCCTAGTGAATTTAGTTAAAAATTAGGAAACTCCACCGAAAGAAATGCTGTTTCTATTATTTTGTAATGCTACTATATATGATTCTTCATCATATATCATGCAGCATTCTTGTCCAACAAATTCATCATCATCCAAAGCTTCAGCTGTATCTATATTGTCATTTAATCTTGTCTTAAAAGGTGCATCAATCCGATTTCTAAGAAAACATAACTTCCATCTTTTATTATCTTCATCATAGTTAATTTTTTTTAATTGTATATTCCCTTCTCCATCAAGAAGAATCCTTTCTTCTGCCACCATTTCACTTAATCCTTTAAGAGTTGTTGAAAGGTCATAGATTTTATTTTCTTGTGATTTTGACATCGGGTAATAATAATTAACTCTTATTTTTTGATTTGCCATTAATTTCTCTCCTCGTATAATAAGTTTATAGTCAGTTAAATAACTGTTATAGACTTATTTATTTTTTATATTTTGTATAGATTAAGAAAGCATCTCTATTTTTCTAATGGGGATTCTCCCAATTCAATATTGCTGATTCTTTAACTTTCAAATCTATACATTTTAACTTACTATTTATCAAAGGATTTCCTAATGCTAAAATAGTCCTTATGGAACTTTAGCAAAGGTTACTGCATTATCTCTCCTGCAAAACTTATTGTTATTGCCTAGAAAGCTTGCAGCCTGACCAAAGTATCATATTCTGCTTACACAAATGTTGCATATCCTTTCGTAGCCACCAGCAAGGTTTTTCGTCTGGATAAATGCTAATTACGCGAGGTTGCAGTCAGTACTTTGGATTAGGATAATTCCTTTCTAATTTCCTCATTATTTTTGAAAGGTGGTGATTTCATGAAGAAATTAGATTACTTATCAACTCTATTTGTTGGTATCGATATTGGTGCGAGACAAAATGTTGTCTCTGCTATTAATTTTGATCAAGAATTCTTGATTAAAATGGAGCCTGTTCCTAATACACAATTTGGTGCAGAACAATTAGAATCCATGCTTGTTAAAGTGTTAGAAAAGAACACTTTTAAAACTGTAATAATCGGCTTAGAATCTACTTCCTTTTACGGAGTACATATTGCCAATTTTTTATCTTCAAGTGAAAGACTTATGCCTTACAAGCCTTATGTTTACTGCTTAAACCCTAAGGAAGTTGCTAACTACAAAGATTCCTTCAATTCTCTTGATAAAAATGACAGCATTGACTCTTTTGTTATTGCTGATTTTGCAAGAGTTGGCAGAATTCATACTGAACCCTGGCGGGGTTCTCAATATCTTGCTCTGCAAAGACTTACAAGACACAGGCTTCATATTGTTGAATGCTTAACCAGAGAAAAGACTTACATGTTATCCAATGTATTTCTCAAGTTTAGTGAATTTGCTTTGTTACAGGGTGATGATCATCCTTTTTCTGATAAATATGGTGCTACTGCGTCATCTATATTGACAGATTTTCTTTCTTCTGAAGATATTGCAAATACTTCAATTGAAGATCTTGTTGACTTCGTCAATAAAAAAAGTCGCAAGCGGATTTCCAATCCACAGATGACTGCTGAAATTCTGCAGCAGGCTGCACGTAATTCATACCGCCTTGATAAATGTTTGTATGAGCCTTTAACAACCTCAATTGCCTGCTCTTTTAATTGTATTCAGGCTTTTGAGAAAGAACTTAAAGCTATTAACAAGGCTATTGAAAAAGCAGTTATGGGAATGAACCCCGTTGAATACCAAATTTTAATGTCAATACCTGGGTTCGGCCCTGTTTACTCTAGTGGCATTCTTTCAGAATTAGGTAGTGTTCATGCTTTCCCTAATAACAATGCCATTGCTAAATACGCTGGCATCGTATGGAAGGAAAATCAATCTGGTGGTTTTAAGGCTGAAAACACACCAATGAACAAAGCAGGCAACCGTTATTTGCGCTATTATCTGATAGAAGCTGCTGGAAGTATCGTAAGATATATTCCTGAATAT from Clostridium pasteurianum BC1 includes:
- a CDS encoding GNAT family N-acetyltransferase, which translates into the protein MDNIIIEKCNLKDIKKLKKIGERTFYETFYDENLKENIEDYIEKNFSYEQLENEIKNNDSRFYVVQNDNEIIAYMKLNFIRKQTNKVYDKSLEIQRIYVAQEYKGKHIGKKLIEKAVKIAKSNNQSYIWLGVWEKNINAISFYEKQGFKKYSSHIFKLGQDEQIDNLMKLIL
- a CDS encoding IS110 family transposase is translated as MKKLDYLSTLFVGIDIGARQNVVSAINFDQEFLIKMEPVPNTQFGAEQLESMLVKVLEKNTFKTVIIGLESTSFYGVHIANFLSSSERLMPYKPYVYCLNPKEVANYKDSFNSLDKNDSIDSFVIADFARVGRIHTEPWRGSQYLALQRLTRHRLHIVECLTREKTYMLSNVFLKFSEFALLQGDDHPFSDKYGATASSILTDFLSSEDIANTSIEDLVDFVNKKSRKRISNPQMTAEILQQAARNSYRLDKCLYEPLTTSIACSFNCIQAFEKELKAINKAIEKAVMGMNPVEYQILMSIPGFGPVYSSGILSELGSVHAFPNNNAIAKYAGIVWKENQSGGFKAENTPMNKAGNRYLRYYLIEAAGSIVRYIPEYQEFYQKKFAEVTTHQHKRALALTSRKLIRLIFGLLAKNQLYSSNRVDK